A window of Plectropomus leopardus isolate mb unplaced genomic scaffold, YSFRI_Pleo_2.0 unplaced_scaffold4240, whole genome shotgun sequence genomic DNA:
tattataataaataaacttttgttggcctactagaaaaaaaatcttatgctTCTTTTGCTTGTCACtgtattttcagacatgttttacatttattgaggaattgatttttaataacaatttcattttaattaatatacTATATACATAATGCATACATTTGTATTTGACAGCGatgatatttacatttgaaaaaaccttattaaagagtgaaaatgtgttatttacagGCAGAGTGGATACTAGTTTTGGGGGATTGCTAGTTAATTCAGGCACTAAAACAACTTATTCTGTTCACAGCTCAGCCATGAGGAAACTTTGGTCCAAAGCTGGTGTGTTTGGTTCGGTGTCGGTGGTTTTTGGTTCAATGTTGTGGTCCCAGAAGAAGACTGAACCAGACCACTTTGCTTCCAGTTGCACCCCAGCTGAAACAAATACCAACTCTCCCTATGAGCTAAAATTAGTCCAAGTCGTGTTCCGGCACGGTGCTCGGACCCCACTTAAGTCAATACCTGACGTGATGGAGGTAAAACTTTTGTTATCAACTcatttagtgtttgtttttctaagtgTGACATAATATCTGCGTGTAATAACATTTCTTTGTCCGGGCATGTTTGTTTCGTTAAAGGCCCAGTGGGTGCCCACGCTCTTGGAGCCTCCAGCACACACCAACATCAACTATAAAGTGACAGACCTACAcggtggccccaggcc
This region includes:
- the LOC121939166 gene encoding lysophosphatidic acid phosphatase type 6-like; the encoded protein is MRKLWSKAGVFGSVSVVFGSMLWSQKKTEPDHFASSCTPAETNTNSPYELKLVQVVFRHGARTPLKSIPDVMEAQWVPTLLEPPAHTNINYKVTDLHGGPRPPAPVEDSYRKNTLTV